One Micromonospora sp. WMMD812 genomic window carries:
- a CDS encoding heavy metal translocating P-type ATPase: MFRRRFWLCLVLTAPVVVTSHLVMEWFGYELAFPGRSWVGPVLGSVVFWWGGWPFLVGAVREVRDRAPGMMLLVAMAITVAYVASLATSLGAFDLDFWWELAALVTIMLLGHWQEMRAIGQARGALAALAALLPDQAERVAADGRVEPAPVADLRVGDVVLVRPGGRVPADGRVVDGAAELDESMITGESRPVPRAVGDRVVAGTVATDSALRVRVEAVGEQTTLAGIQRMVAEAQQSSGRAQLLADRFAAALFYLATATALVTVLVWTALHRVDEAVVRAVTVLVIACPHALGLAIPLVIALSTALAARSGILVKDRLALERMRTVDAVLFDKTGTLTRGEHAVTDRAAVSGVDRDELLRLAAGVESDSEHPLARAIVAAAGERGGATRATGFRSLPGRGVQATVDGTEYAVGGPALVRELGVRLPDELVPAVDRWSARGAAVLYLVRLPRTVLGALALTDEVRPAAREAIAELRAQGVRTIAMITGDARPVAEAVAADLGFGPGDEVFAEVLPADKDGRVTELQRRGLTVAMVGDGVNDAPALARADVGIAIGAGTDVAIESAGVVLASSDPRGVTAVIRLSRASYRKMLQNLAWAAGYNVVALPLAAGVLAWAGLALSPALAAVLMSASTIVVALNAQLLRRVRLDPG; encoded by the coding sequence ATGTTCCGGCGGCGGTTCTGGCTCTGCCTGGTGCTCACCGCGCCGGTCGTGGTCACCAGCCACCTGGTGATGGAGTGGTTCGGCTATGAGCTGGCGTTTCCCGGCCGGTCCTGGGTGGGCCCGGTGCTGGGTTCGGTGGTGTTCTGGTGGGGCGGGTGGCCGTTCCTGGTCGGCGCCGTGCGCGAGGTGCGGGACCGGGCGCCGGGCATGATGCTGCTGGTCGCCATGGCGATCACCGTCGCGTACGTGGCGTCGCTCGCCACCAGCCTGGGCGCCTTCGACCTCGACTTCTGGTGGGAGCTCGCCGCGCTGGTCACCATCATGCTGCTCGGCCACTGGCAGGAGATGCGGGCCATCGGGCAGGCCCGGGGGGCGCTCGCCGCGCTCGCCGCGCTCCTGCCCGACCAGGCCGAGCGGGTGGCTGCGGACGGGCGGGTCGAGCCGGCCCCGGTCGCCGACCTGCGGGTCGGGGACGTGGTGCTGGTCCGGCCGGGCGGTCGGGTGCCGGCGGACGGCCGGGTGGTGGACGGTGCCGCCGAACTGGACGAGTCGATGATCACCGGCGAATCCCGTCCGGTGCCGCGGGCGGTCGGGGACCGGGTGGTGGCCGGCACCGTGGCCACCGACTCGGCGCTCCGGGTGCGGGTCGAGGCGGTCGGCGAGCAGACCACGCTCGCCGGCATCCAGCGGATGGTCGCCGAGGCGCAGCAGTCCAGCGGCCGCGCGCAGCTGCTCGCCGACCGGTTCGCCGCCGCGCTCTTCTACCTGGCCACGGCCACCGCCCTGGTCACGGTGCTGGTCTGGACGGCGCTCCACCGGGTCGACGAGGCGGTGGTCCGCGCCGTGACGGTCCTGGTGATCGCCTGCCCGCACGCGCTCGGCCTGGCGATCCCGCTGGTGATCGCGCTCTCCACGGCGCTGGCCGCGCGCTCCGGGATCCTGGTGAAGGACCGGCTCGCGCTGGAGCGGATGCGGACCGTCGACGCGGTCCTCTTCGACAAGACCGGGACTCTGACACGGGGCGAGCACGCGGTCACCGACCGGGCCGCGGTGTCCGGCGTCGACCGTGACGAACTGCTGCGGCTGGCCGCCGGCGTCGAGTCCGACAGCGAGCATCCGCTGGCCCGGGCCATCGTGGCGGCGGCGGGTGAGCGGGGCGGCGCCACCCGGGCGACGGGCTTCCGGTCGCTGCCGGGCCGCGGTGTGCAGGCCACCGTCGACGGCACGGAGTACGCGGTGGGTGGGCCGGCGCTGGTGCGGGAGCTGGGCGTGCGGCTGCCCGACGAGCTGGTCCCGGCGGTGGACCGGTGGTCCGCTCGGGGTGCGGCGGTGCTGTATCTGGTCCGGCTGCCGCGCACCGTGCTCGGCGCGCTCGCGTTGACCGACGAGGTGCGCCCGGCGGCGCGGGAGGCGATCGCGGAGCTGCGGGCCCAGGGCGTCCGGACCATCGCCATGATCACCGGCGACGCCCGCCCGGTCGCCGAGGCGGTCGCCGCCGACCTCGGCTTCGGCCCCGGTGACGAGGTCTTCGCCGAGGTGCTGCCGGCGGACAAGGACGGCAGGGTGACCGAGTTGCAGCGGCGCGGGCTGACCGTGGCGATGGTCGGCGACGGGGTGAACGACGCCCCGGCGCTGGCCCGGGCCGACGTCGGCATCGCGATCGGCGCCGGCACCGACGTCGCGATCGAGTCGGCCGGGGTGGTGCTCGCCTCGTCGGACCCGCGGGGCGTCACGGCGGTGATCCGGCTCTCTCGCGCGTCGTACCGGAAGATGCTCCAGAACCTCGCCTGGGCGGCGGGCTACAACGTCGTCGCGCTCCCGCTGGCGGCCGGGGTCCTGGCCTGGGCCGGTCTCGCGCTGAGCCCGGCGCTCGCCGCGGTGCTGATGTCCGCGTCCACCATCGTGGTGGCGCTGAACGCCCAACTGCTGCGCCGGGTACGCCTCGACCCCGGCTGA
- a CDS encoding DUF6596 domain-containing protein, translated as MTTGAGEVEELLRPLAPQVLGLLVRRHGQFDRCEDAVQEALLAAALQWPEQGVPENPRAWLLTVATRRLADEWRSECARRDREVAVAVREPAYALVAPPADAESPAGDDTLRLLFLCCHPALPRSAQVALTLRAVGGLSTAQIARAYLVPEATMSQRIRRAKQRIEATGARFTMPSPAERDDRLGAVLQVLYLIFNEGYTASSGPDLHRAEPTAEAIRLTRMLHGLLPDDGEVAGLLALMLLTDAHRAARVGPGGELVPLAEQDRDRWDRAAIAEGVALVTEALTWSPPGPYQLQAAIAAVHAEAPSAAATDWPQIVALYRLLARVTPNPMVTLNQAVAVAMVDGPGAGLALLTPLDEDDRTAGHHRLAAVRAHLLELAGEPGAARDAYLAAARATTSIPERRYLELRAARLSDC; from the coding sequence GTGACGACCGGGGCGGGCGAGGTCGAGGAGCTGCTGCGCCCGCTGGCGCCGCAGGTCCTCGGCCTGCTCGTCCGACGGCACGGCCAGTTCGACCGGTGCGAGGACGCGGTCCAGGAGGCGCTGCTCGCGGCCGCCCTGCAGTGGCCGGAGCAGGGCGTGCCGGAGAACCCCCGCGCCTGGCTGCTCACCGTTGCCACCCGCCGGCTCGCCGACGAGTGGCGCAGCGAGTGCGCCCGCCGGGACCGCGAGGTCGCGGTGGCCGTCCGCGAGCCGGCGTACGCCCTGGTCGCTCCGCCGGCGGACGCGGAGTCGCCGGCCGGCGACGACACCCTGCGGCTGCTCTTCCTCTGCTGTCACCCGGCACTGCCCCGGTCCGCGCAGGTCGCGCTGACCCTGCGCGCGGTCGGCGGCCTCAGCACCGCGCAGATCGCCCGGGCGTACCTGGTGCCGGAGGCGACGATGAGTCAGCGCATCCGCCGGGCCAAGCAGCGGATCGAGGCGACCGGGGCGCGGTTCACCATGCCGTCGCCAGCCGAGCGCGACGACCGGCTGGGCGCGGTGCTCCAGGTGCTCTACCTGATCTTCAACGAGGGCTACACCGCGTCCAGCGGGCCCGACCTGCACCGGGCCGAGCCGACCGCCGAGGCGATCCGGCTCACCCGGATGCTGCACGGGCTGTTGCCCGACGACGGCGAGGTGGCCGGGCTGCTGGCGCTGATGCTGCTCACCGACGCGCACCGGGCCGCCCGCGTCGGGCCGGGCGGCGAGCTGGTGCCGCTCGCCGAACAGGACCGGGACCGGTGGGACCGGGCCGCGATCGCGGAGGGCGTCGCCCTGGTGACCGAGGCGCTGACCTGGTCGCCGCCCGGCCCCTACCAGCTGCAGGCGGCCATCGCGGCGGTGCACGCCGAGGCGCCGTCGGCCGCCGCGACCGACTGGCCGCAGATCGTGGCGCTCTACCGGCTACTCGCCCGGGTCACCCCGAACCCGATGGTCACTCTGAACCAGGCGGTCGCGGTGGCGATGGTGGACGGCCCGGGCGCCGGGCTGGCCCTGCTGACGCCGCTGGACGAGGACGACCGCACGGCGGGCCACCACCGCCTCGCCGCCGTCCGCGCCCACCTGCTGGAACTGGCGGGCGAGCCCGGTGCGGCGCGGGACGCGTACCTGGCCGCGGCGCGCGCCACCACCAGCATTCCCGAGCGGCGCTACCTGGAGCTGCGGGCCGCCCGGCTGTCCGACTGCTGA
- a CDS encoding cation transporter, with amino-acid sequence MVTTTYQVQGMTCGHCVSAVSAEIGAIAGVDDVRVDLASGQVTVSSESPLDTASVRAAVDEAGYDLVDA; translated from the coding sequence ATGGTCACCACGACGTACCAGGTGCAGGGCATGACCTGCGGGCACTGTGTCAGCGCGGTCAGCGCCGAGATCGGCGCGATCGCGGGCGTCGACGACGTCCGGGTCGACCTGGCCAGCGGCCAGGTCACCGTCAGCAGCGAGAGCCCGCTGGACACCGCGTCCGTGCGCGCCGCGGTCGACGAGGCCGGCTACGACCTCGTCGACGCGTGA
- a CDS encoding response regulator, which yields MSERTDISGRSDLSAIRVLVVEDEELIAEAHRAYTERVPGFRVVGVSHNAREAMRVLRRTGDDAVDLVLLDFHLPDVHGLDLCRAMRAAGSGADVLAVTSARDLTVVRAAVALGVTHYLLKPFTFAAFRDKLERYAAYRRQASAGGAVAAQHEVDRMFATLRGTAPDTLPKGLGAQTLDTVLDVLRRQPGLSASEVAERTGTSRVTARRYLEHLVDTGRLTRTPRYGTPGRPEVEYRPT from the coding sequence ATGAGCGAGCGAACCGACATCAGCGGGCGGAGCGACCTGAGCGCCATCCGGGTGCTCGTCGTCGAGGACGAGGAGCTGATCGCGGAGGCGCACCGCGCGTACACCGAGCGGGTGCCGGGGTTCCGGGTGGTCGGGGTGTCGCACAACGCCCGGGAGGCGATGCGGGTGCTGCGCCGTACCGGAGACGACGCCGTCGACCTGGTGCTGCTCGACTTCCACCTGCCCGACGTGCACGGCCTGGACCTCTGCCGAGCCATGCGGGCGGCGGGCAGCGGCGCCGACGTGCTCGCCGTGACGTCGGCCCGGGACCTGACGGTGGTGCGCGCGGCGGTGGCCCTCGGGGTGACGCACTACCTGCTCAAACCGTTCACGTTCGCGGCCTTCCGCGACAAGCTGGAGCGCTACGCGGCGTACCGGCGGCAGGCGTCGGCGGGCGGGGCGGTCGCCGCCCAGCACGAGGTGGACCGGATGTTCGCCACCCTGCGCGGGACCGCGCCGGACACCCTGCCCAAGGGGCTGGGCGCGCAGACGCTCGACACCGTGCTTGACGTGCTGCGCCGGCAGCCGGGGCTGTCGGCCTCGGAGGTCGCCGAGCGCACCGGAACGTCCCGGGTCACCGCGCGCCGCTACCTCGAGCATCTGGTCGACACCGGTCGACTCACCCGCACCCCGCGGTACGGCACGCCGGGCCGGCCCGAGGTGGAGTACCGGCCCACCTGA
- a CDS encoding alpha/beta hydrolase yields MLRVRKSVGWTLAVATAVALIGAGGPPAAAARSGSEPTITWRPCDQDRTAECGTLSVPVDWSRPDGERFDLALARRTATDRAERVGSLVFGPGGPGDSGVDRVVTGMHRFSDDLRRRFDIVSFDPRGVGRSHPVVCATALLAAQPQVIEDQAQFAATLAGNARLRADCRARTGPLFDHVDTLSAARDLEAVRVALGERRLTFHGSSYGTLLGLTYAEQFPHRVRAMVLEAAVDHSLGTRSFLDTQAATVQDSFDEFVAWCAAEPRCALHGRDVRAVWAGLWARAEQGELADPDRPAVRLTPFLLSRLAQKALYGPDWPGLAADILTMTSAPAPAPAPASAPAPGTTADTAVSPNPLAVFCQDWALPVRDHREYAAHLRRAARIALDLRYPQAVLAISTCLGTPTPVANPQHRLRVRTDVPLLVAATRHDPASGFNWATNVARQLGRHGVLLTYEGWGHGSYTTTPCVGRAVDRYLVDVVAPARGARCPAVNPTA; encoded by the coding sequence GTGCTGCGCGTACGCAAATCCGTCGGCTGGACGCTGGCGGTCGCGACAGCGGTCGCACTGATCGGGGCGGGTGGTCCGCCGGCCGCGGCGGCCCGTTCCGGATCGGAGCCGACCATCACCTGGCGCCCGTGCGACCAGGACCGGACCGCCGAATGCGGGACGCTCTCCGTCCCGGTCGACTGGAGCCGACCGGACGGCGAGCGGTTCGACCTGGCGCTGGCCCGCCGCACCGCCACGGACCGCGCCGAAAGGGTCGGCTCGCTGGTGTTCGGACCCGGTGGCCCGGGCGACAGTGGCGTGGACCGGGTGGTGACCGGCATGCACCGGTTCAGTGATGACCTGCGCCGACGGTTCGACATCGTCAGCTTCGACCCCCGTGGCGTCGGCCGGAGCCACCCGGTCGTCTGCGCCACCGCGCTGCTGGCCGCACAGCCGCAGGTCATCGAGGACCAGGCGCAGTTCGCTGCCACGCTGGCCGGCAACGCCCGGTTGCGGGCCGACTGCCGGGCGCGGACTGGCCCGCTCTTCGACCATGTGGACACCCTGAGCGCGGCACGTGACCTGGAGGCGGTCCGGGTCGCGCTGGGCGAGCGACGGTTGACCTTCCACGGCAGTTCCTACGGGACGCTGCTCGGTCTCACCTACGCGGAGCAGTTCCCGCACCGGGTACGCGCGATGGTGCTGGAGGCCGCGGTCGACCACAGCCTCGGCACCCGGTCCTTCCTGGACACCCAGGCCGCCACGGTCCAGGACTCGTTCGACGAGTTCGTCGCCTGGTGCGCGGCCGAGCCCCGCTGTGCGCTGCACGGGCGGGACGTCCGAGCCGTCTGGGCCGGCCTGTGGGCCCGGGCCGAACAGGGCGAGCTGGCCGATCCCGATCGTCCTGCCGTACGGCTGACGCCGTTCCTGCTCAGCCGGCTCGCTCAGAAGGCGCTGTACGGGCCGGACTGGCCCGGCCTGGCGGCGGACATCCTCACCATGACGTCGGCACCGGCACCGGCACCGGCACCGGCATCGGCACCGGCACCGGGCACCACGGCGGACACCGCGGTCAGCCCGAACCCCCTGGCCGTCTTCTGCCAGGACTGGGCCCTGCCCGTGCGCGACCATCGGGAGTACGCCGCCCACCTGCGCCGGGCCGCCCGGATCGCGCTCGACCTGCGGTATCCGCAGGCGGTGCTCGCCATCTCGACCTGCCTGGGCACCCCGACGCCGGTCGCCAACCCGCAGCACCGCCTCCGGGTCCGCACCGACGTGCCGCTGCTCGTGGCGGCCACCCGGCACGATCCGGCGAGCGGCTTCAACTGGGCGACCAACGTGGCGCGGCAGCTCGGCCGGCACGGCGTCCTGCTGACCTACGAGGGCTGGGGGCACGGCAGCTACACGACCACCCCGTGCGTGGGTCGGGCCGTCGACCGGTACCTCGTCGACGTGGTGGCGCCGGCCCGGGGCGCCCGGTGCCCGGCGGTGAACCCGACCGCCTGA
- a CDS encoding YciI family protein — protein MLLIWNRPGFVEELSEQERVTLFGEVDEIMKELSESGELVGGQALADPSQTRTVRLAGGHPEVVDGPFMESKEQFAGYVAVDCDSPERAAEIAARWPDVRYGGVMEVRAIMHDAGTEM, from the coding sequence ATGCTGTTGATCTGGAACCGGCCCGGCTTCGTCGAGGAGCTGTCCGAGCAGGAACGGGTCACGCTCTTCGGCGAGGTCGACGAGATCATGAAGGAGTTGTCCGAGTCCGGCGAGCTGGTGGGTGGGCAGGCGCTGGCCGATCCGTCGCAGACGCGTACGGTCCGGCTGGCCGGCGGGCACCCGGAGGTGGTCGACGGGCCGTTCATGGAGAGCAAGGAGCAGTTCGCCGGGTACGTCGCGGTGGACTGCGACAGCCCGGAGCGGGCGGCCGAGATCGCCGCGCGCTGGCCGGACGTGCGCTACGGCGGCGTCATGGAGGTCCGCGCGATCATGCACGACGCGGGGACGGAGATGTGA
- a CDS encoding CsbD family protein — protein MGIEDKINNAAEDAGGKVKEQAGRATDDERLEAEGRNDQAAANLKQAGEKIKDAFKS, from the coding sequence ATGGGTATCGAGGACAAGATCAACAACGCCGCCGAGGACGCGGGTGGCAAGGTCAAGGAGCAGGCCGGCCGGGCCACCGACGACGAGCGGCTGGAGGCCGAGGGTCGCAACGACCAGGCCGCCGCCAACCTCAAGCAGGCCGGCGAGAAGATCAAGGACGCCTTCAAGAGCTGA
- a CDS encoding heavy metal translocating P-type ATPase yields the protein MTTTSSTPLPTAPNLIELAIGGMTCASCAARIEKKLNRMEGVTATVNYATEKATVRYADDVTTDDLIATVEKTGYTAALPPPPASVGTSASAEPVDELRGLRTRLWASVALTVPVIVLAMVPAWQFDYWQWLSLTLAAPVVVWGGLPFHRAALINLRHGAATMDTLVSVGTLAAFGWSLWALFLGDAGMPGMTHAFRFDITRSDGAGNIYLEAAAGVTAFILAGRYFEARSKRTAGAALRALLELGARDVAVLRGGVETRIPADQLAVGDRFVVRPGEKIATDGVVDEGTSAVDASMLTGESVPVEVGPGDAVVGATVNAGGRLVVTATRVGADTQLAQMARLVEEAQSGKAAVQRLADRISGVFVPVVIALAVGTLGWWLGTGAGPTAAFTAAVAVLIIACPCALGLATPTALLVGTGRGAQLGVLIKGPEVLESTRKVDTVVLDKTGTVTTGRMTLVDVLPANGTQADELLRLAGALEAASEHPIARAVAAGAAEAGALPPVTGFANVEGLGVTGSVEGRAVLVGRLRLLRERGLDVPLEVERAATDAEAAGRTAVLAGWDGRARGVLAVADLVKPTSRAAVAQLRDLGLRPVLLTGDNATVARAVAAEVGITEVIAEVLPTDKVDVVARLQAEGRTVAMVGDGVNDAAALARADLGLAMGTGTDVAIEASDLTLVRGDLTAAVDAIRLARRTLNTIRGNLFWAFGYNVAALPLAAAGLLNPMIAGATMALSSVFVVANSLRLRRFRPATPSPQR from the coding sequence ATGACCACCACCAGCAGTACGCCGCTGCCGACGGCACCGAACCTGATCGAGCTCGCCATCGGCGGTATGACCTGCGCCTCCTGTGCGGCCCGCATCGAGAAGAAGCTGAACCGGATGGAGGGCGTCACCGCCACGGTCAACTACGCCACCGAGAAGGCCACCGTCCGGTACGCCGACGACGTCACCACGGACGACCTGATCGCGACCGTGGAGAAGACCGGCTACACGGCGGCGCTGCCGCCCCCACCCGCCTCGGTCGGTACGTCCGCCTCCGCCGAGCCGGTCGACGAGCTGCGCGGGCTGCGTACCCGGCTCTGGGCGTCCGTGGCGCTGACCGTGCCGGTGATCGTGCTGGCCATGGTGCCGGCCTGGCAGTTCGACTACTGGCAGTGGCTGTCGCTGACCCTGGCCGCGCCGGTCGTGGTGTGGGGCGGCCTGCCGTTCCACCGGGCCGCATTGATCAACTTGCGGCACGGCGCCGCCACCATGGACACCCTGGTCTCGGTGGGCACGCTGGCCGCGTTCGGGTGGTCGCTCTGGGCGCTCTTCCTGGGCGACGCCGGGATGCCCGGGATGACGCATGCCTTCCGGTTCGACATCACCCGCTCCGACGGCGCCGGGAACATCTACCTGGAGGCGGCGGCCGGGGTGACCGCGTTCATCCTCGCCGGCCGCTACTTCGAGGCCCGCTCGAAGCGGACCGCCGGGGCCGCGCTGCGCGCCCTGCTCGAACTCGGCGCCCGCGACGTCGCGGTGCTGCGCGGCGGGGTGGAGACGCGGATCCCGGCCGACCAGCTGGCCGTCGGGGACCGGTTCGTGGTCCGGCCGGGGGAGAAGATCGCCACCGACGGCGTGGTCGACGAGGGCACGTCGGCCGTCGACGCGAGCATGCTGACCGGGGAGTCCGTTCCGGTCGAGGTCGGCCCGGGCGACGCGGTGGTCGGCGCCACGGTGAACGCGGGCGGCCGGCTGGTGGTCACCGCGACCCGGGTCGGCGCCGACACCCAGCTGGCCCAGATGGCCCGCCTGGTCGAGGAGGCCCAGAGCGGCAAGGCGGCCGTGCAGCGGCTGGCCGACCGGATCTCCGGAGTCTTCGTCCCGGTCGTCATCGCCCTGGCCGTCGGCACCCTCGGCTGGTGGCTCGGCACCGGGGCGGGGCCGACCGCCGCGTTCACCGCCGCGGTGGCCGTGCTGATCATCGCCTGCCCCTGCGCGCTCGGGCTGGCCACGCCGACCGCGCTGCTGGTCGGCACCGGCCGGGGTGCCCAGCTCGGCGTCCTGATCAAGGGACCTGAGGTGCTGGAGAGCACCCGGAAGGTCGACACCGTCGTGCTGGACAAGACCGGCACGGTGACCACCGGGCGGATGACCCTGGTGGACGTGCTGCCCGCCAACGGCACCCAGGCCGACGAGCTGCTCCGGCTGGCCGGGGCGCTGGAGGCCGCCTCCGAGCACCCGATCGCCCGGGCGGTGGCAGCCGGTGCGGCCGAGGCCGGCGCGCTGCCGCCGGTCACCGGCTTCGCCAACGTCGAGGGGCTGGGCGTGACCGGCTCCGTGGAGGGGCGTGCGGTGCTGGTCGGCCGGCTCCGGCTGCTGCGCGAGCGAGGGCTCGACGTACCCCTGGAGGTGGAGCGGGCGGCGACCGACGCGGAGGCCGCGGGCCGGACGGCGGTGCTGGCCGGCTGGGACGGGCGGGCGCGGGGCGTCCTCGCGGTCGCCGACCTGGTCAAGCCGACCAGCCGCGCCGCGGTGGCCCAGCTGCGCGACCTCGGGCTGCGTCCGGTGCTGCTCACCGGCGACAACGCCACGGTCGCCCGCGCGGTGGCGGCCGAGGTCGGCATCACCGAGGTGATCGCCGAGGTGCTGCCGACGGACAAGGTCGACGTCGTCGCGCGGCTGCAGGCCGAGGGGCGGACGGTCGCCATGGTCGGCGACGGGGTCAACGACGCGGCGGCGCTGGCCCGGGCCGACCTGGGCCTGGCCATGGGGACCGGCACCGACGTGGCGATCGAGGCGTCCGACCTGACCCTGGTCCGGGGTGACCTGACCGCCGCGGTGGACGCGATCCGGCTGGCCCGGCGCACCCTGAACACCATCCGGGGCAACCTGTTCTGGGCCTTCGGTTACAACGTCGCGGCCCTGCCGCTGGCCGCCGCCGGGCTGCTCAACCCGATGATCGCCGGCGCCACGATGGCCCTCTCCTCGGTGTTCGTGGTCGCCAACAGCCTCCGCCTCCGCCGTTTCCGCCCGGCGACCCCGTCGCCGCAACGTTGA
- a CDS encoding metal-sensitive transcriptional regulator — protein MTTPTPIRGYTASKDQLLARLRRVEGQVRGVEKMVDDDRYCIDVLTQISAIQAALDKVALGLLDGHARHCMHEGAAEGRADEMASEMMAAVGRLMKRG, from the coding sequence ATGACCACACCCACTCCGATCCGCGGATACACCGCCAGCAAGGACCAGCTGCTCGCGCGGCTGCGGCGCGTCGAGGGGCAGGTCCGCGGCGTCGAGAAGATGGTCGACGACGACCGCTACTGCATCGACGTGCTCACCCAGATCTCCGCCATCCAGGCCGCGCTCGACAAGGTCGCCCTCGGCCTGCTCGACGGGCACGCGCGGCACTGCATGCACGAGGGGGCGGCCGAGGGCCGCGCCGACGAGATGGCCAGCGAGATGATGGCCGCGGTCGGCCGCCTGATGAAGCGCGGCTGA
- a CDS encoding helix-turn-helix domain-containing protein produces the protein MSGDPALSGDDLVRVLGTLANPHRLRVIAALARERAYVSRLARDLGISRALLQVHLRKLTAAGLVSAHLELSEDGKAMKYYEVEPFALRLTPDVIADAVRTLTPPAAEDRDGDER, from the coding sequence ATGAGTGGCGATCCGGCGCTGTCGGGAGACGACCTGGTCCGGGTGCTCGGCACCCTCGCCAACCCGCACCGGCTGCGGGTGATCGCCGCGCTGGCCCGGGAGCGGGCGTACGTCAGTCGGCTCGCGCGGGATCTCGGCATCAGCCGTGCGCTGCTGCAGGTCCACCTGCGGAAGCTGACGGCGGCCGGTCTCGTGTCCGCCCATCTGGAGTTGTCGGAGGACGGGAAGGCAATGAAGTACTACGAGGTGGAACCGTTCGCACTCCGGCTCACCCCGGACGTCATCGCGGACGCGGTCCGGACGCTGACCCCGCCGGCCGCCGAGGATCGGGACGGTGACGAGCGGTGA
- a CDS encoding DUF2786 domain-containing protein has protein sequence MPDAEELITAAVAASRGTDVRLAERRLDLLVVGTGTADGATAVDAALLRRLAGAVGRLWPRGWQPADLDRLAGRRLGARPARLLRNATAAQRRDHPGPVPSWWDDQLRDLDARVWWDDDARHLTAWAAREGVDRITALREAVEALALVESLPPIAVLRPPPGSATTAPAGGSATTGPVSRGGSRILDRVRALLAKAESTTFPAEAEALTGKAQELMARHSLDEALLAAEAPRTDLPGGVRLGTDPPYAGAKALLVQEVAAANGCESVWSDDLGFATVLGWPADLEAVELLYTSLLVQATTAMLRGRGERRAAAGRRRTRGYDESFLHAFALRIGERLRAASAAANREAAEAAGPERLLPVLAARSEAVQERLETLFPGVTRQRLTVRDAEGWASGTSAADRASLHPGGGTRPGRQVRGGERRPR, from the coding sequence GTGCCGGACGCCGAGGAGCTCATCACCGCCGCCGTGGCGGCCTCCCGCGGCACCGACGTACGCCTCGCGGAGCGGCGGCTGGATCTGCTCGTGGTCGGCACCGGCACCGCGGACGGCGCGACGGCGGTGGACGCGGCGCTGCTGCGTCGCCTGGCCGGGGCCGTCGGACGGCTCTGGCCGCGTGGCTGGCAGCCGGCCGACCTCGACCGGCTGGCCGGACGGCGGCTCGGTGCGCGGCCGGCCCGGCTGCTGCGGAACGCGACGGCCGCGCAGCGGCGCGACCATCCCGGCCCGGTCCCGTCCTGGTGGGACGACCAGCTGCGCGACCTGGACGCCCGGGTGTGGTGGGACGACGACGCCCGCCACCTCACCGCCTGGGCCGCCCGGGAAGGGGTGGACCGGATCACCGCCCTGCGGGAGGCGGTCGAGGCGCTGGCGCTCGTGGAGAGCCTGCCGCCGATCGCCGTGCTCCGCCCGCCACCCGGATCGGCGACGACCGCGCCGGCGGGTGGATCGGCGACGACCGGTCCGGTCAGCCGCGGCGGTTCGCGGATCCTGGACCGGGTGCGGGCGCTGCTCGCCAAGGCGGAGTCGACCACCTTCCCGGCGGAGGCCGAGGCGCTGACCGGCAAGGCACAGGAGCTGATGGCCCGGCACAGCCTCGACGAGGCGCTGCTGGCGGCCGAGGCGCCCCGCACCGACCTGCCCGGCGGGGTGCGGCTCGGCACCGACCCCCCGTACGCGGGCGCGAAGGCGCTGCTCGTGCAGGAGGTGGCCGCGGCGAACGGCTGCGAGTCGGTCTGGTCGGACGACCTCGGCTTCGCCACGGTGCTCGGCTGGCCGGCCGACCTCGAGGCGGTCGAACTGCTCTACACGTCGCTGCTGGTGCAGGCCACCACCGCGATGCTGCGCGGCCGGGGCGAGCGCCGGGCGGCCGCCGGTCGCCGGCGTACCCGCGGCTACGACGAGTCCTTCCTGCACGCGTTCGCGCTGCGCATCGGGGAGCGGCTGCGGGCGGCCAGCGCGGCGGCGAACCGGGAGGCGGCGGAGGCCGCCGGTCCGGAGCGGCTGCTCCCGGTGCTCGCCGCCCGGAGCGAGGCGGTCCAGGAACGGCTGGAGACGCTGTTCCCGGGGGTCACCCGGCAGCGGCTGACCGTCCGGGACGCGGAGGGCTGGGCGTCCGGCACGTCGGCGGCCGACCGGGCGTCGCTCCACCCGGGCGGCGGCACCCGGCCGGGCCGACAGGTCCGCGGCGGGGAGCGCCGTCCCCGCTGA